The proteins below come from a single Bdellovibrionales bacterium genomic window:
- a CDS encoding tyrosine-type recombinase/integrase produces the protein MELELWVEFFDELQNVRGRSQNTVMAYRRDLELFIEFKKTNSHVQGFYEFMKKHKLSTRSQARVISSLRTYFRFCESRGMKCPELRELRPPKVKVGLPKVLTPQEFQQLYDAAETSDPVKTARNQMTLLFLYGLGVRVTELIGLNVTDFNPTDRWIKVLGKGNKERLSPITEKLAEHLVHYLQEIRPQLTKDSSPAILINDRGHRPSRVDVWRWLASWSAKAGFPEPVNPHRFRHACATALLESGADLRSIQMLLGHASIQTTQIYTNVTTRTMANTIDEHHPLSHLRDVEK, from the coding sequence ATGGAATTGGAACTTTGGGTAGAATTTTTCGACGAACTACAGAATGTCCGCGGTCGCTCACAGAATACTGTCATGGCGTATCGCCGAGATCTTGAACTCTTTATCGAATTCAAAAAAACCAACTCCCATGTTCAAGGGTTTTATGAGTTTATGAAAAAACATAAACTCTCGACTCGTTCACAAGCCCGCGTGATCAGCAGCTTGCGCACCTACTTCCGTTTCTGCGAATCCCGCGGCATGAAGTGCCCGGAACTTCGTGAGCTCCGTCCACCAAAAGTCAAAGTGGGTTTGCCAAAAGTTCTGACACCTCAAGAGTTCCAGCAGCTCTATGATGCCGCTGAAACAAGTGACCCGGTCAAAACCGCGCGCAACCAAATGACGTTGTTATTCCTGTATGGCCTCGGCGTGCGCGTGACAGAACTTATTGGTTTGAACGTCACAGACTTTAACCCCACAGACCGTTGGATCAAAGTGTTAGGGAAGGGCAATAAAGAGCGTCTTTCTCCGATCACAGAAAAATTAGCAGAGCATTTAGTGCATTACTTGCAAGAGATCCGTCCGCAGCTAACGAAGGATTCTTCGCCAGCGATTCTGATCAATGATCGTGGTCACAGACCTTCGCGCGTGGACGTGTGGAGATGGCTTGCCTCGTGGTCGGCCAAGGCGGGCTTTCCAGAACCCGTGAACCCACACAGATTCCGCCACGCCTGCGCGACGGCCTTGCTTGAGAGCGGTGCAGACTTGCGCTCCATCCAAATGCTATTGGGCCACGCCAGCATTCAGACGACGCAGATCTATACCAATGTCACGACTCGCACGATGGCCAACACCATTGATGAGCATCATCCGCTGTCGCATCTGCGCGATGTTGAGAAGTAA
- a CDS encoding SpoIID/LytB domain-containing protein has product MQGIACFLLVIAFGFAPSTWAQPESVRVRIKTGISRVSLSGLNLRLIGHTAKFNKVAIPQTKQLQIARVSISGKSYWQIAEGGPASSQDVMSAEEALMVQGENLRQDATELPNKIVLQESTDGQIDVIGVVPMEEYVFSVLASEMPLTWPMETLKAQAVAIRSYTEAILRDRKNRPFHVESSVLDQVYKKISRHENMALLEKAREAVRQTEGVFLVKGPRVLKAFYHSDCGGKTVSAGSVWAQEKDNDAGVAVDEGCPLNPMAQWRYRLPKEKFANLVKDFLGDIRSNSFRQILGFMNLRSTNFEMRDQGDDVEFVGKGFGHGVGMCQWGSRALGLKKYTYQRILKHYYPLASLKIISENN; this is encoded by the coding sequence ATGCAAGGGATTGCGTGCTTTCTGCTGGTTATTGCTTTTGGCTTTGCGCCCTCGACATGGGCGCAGCCAGAGTCCGTCCGTGTAAGAATTAAAACCGGCATCTCCCGCGTTTCTCTCTCAGGCCTGAATCTGCGCCTGATCGGTCACACTGCTAAATTTAATAAAGTCGCTATCCCGCAAACCAAGCAATTGCAAATCGCCCGTGTTTCAATCTCTGGCAAAAGCTATTGGCAAATCGCTGAAGGCGGTCCTGCAAGTTCGCAAGACGTGATGAGCGCTGAAGAGGCTTTGATGGTTCAAGGTGAAAACCTCCGTCAAGACGCCACGGAGCTGCCGAATAAAATCGTTCTTCAAGAAAGTACTGACGGGCAGATCGACGTCATCGGCGTCGTGCCGATGGAAGAGTATGTGTTCTCGGTGCTCGCGAGTGAAATGCCGCTGACCTGGCCGATGGAAACTCTGAAGGCCCAAGCGGTGGCGATTCGCTCCTACACTGAAGCGATCTTGCGAGATCGTAAGAATCGTCCGTTTCATGTGGAGTCTTCGGTGCTAGATCAGGTCTATAAGAAAATCAGCCGTCACGAAAATATGGCGTTACTTGAAAAAGCCCGCGAAGCGGTGAGACAGACCGAAGGGGTTTTCCTCGTGAAAGGCCCGCGCGTACTGAAGGCCTTCTATCATTCGGACTGTGGCGGTAAGACGGTATCGGCAGGCTCTGTGTGGGCGCAGGAAAAGGACAATGATGCGGGAGTGGCCGTGGATGAAGGCTGTCCGCTCAACCCGATGGCTCAGTGGCGCTATCGTTTGCCAAAGGAGAAATTTGCGAATCTCGTGAAGGATTTCCTCGGCGATATTCGTAGCAATAGTTTTCGCCAGATTCTTGGTTTCATGAATCTCAGAAGTACAAATTTTGAAATGCGGGATCAAGGAGATGATGTCGAATTTGTGGGGAAAGGCTTCGGGCACGGTGTTGGAATGTGCCAATGGGGAAGTCGAGCGCTGGGTCTTAAGAAGTACACCTACCAAAGGATTTTAAAGCACTATTATCCTTTGGCGAGTTTAAAAATTATTTCGGAAAACAACTAG
- a CDS encoding slipin family protein, whose amino-acid sequence MEFLIFILVVAIVLLTATIKILPEWERGVILRFGRSVGVRGPGLIILIPGVERILKVDTRTVTMDVKPQDIITKDNVSMQVNAVVYFKVVSPEDAITKVEDYYFATGQLAQTTLRSVVGQYHLDEILAHRDQVNQTLQGILDKHTEAWGIKVVMVEVKQIDLPKEMQRAMAREAESERERRAKVIAAEGELQRAQKLADASNLMQSSPSAIQLAYLQTLTEIAGDKSNTIVFPLPMEIVKPLMKLGEMKN is encoded by the coding sequence GTGGAGTTTTTAATTTTTATATTAGTGGTTGCGATTGTGCTTCTTACTGCCACCATCAAAATCCTGCCGGAATGGGAACGTGGCGTAATCTTGCGCTTCGGTCGCTCCGTCGGCGTGCGCGGCCCTGGTTTGATCATTCTGATCCCGGGAGTTGAACGTATTCTGAAAGTGGATACTCGTACAGTCACGATGGATGTGAAGCCTCAGGACATCATCACGAAAGACAACGTTTCGATGCAGGTCAATGCGGTTGTGTACTTCAAAGTTGTAAGCCCAGAAGACGCGATCACAAAAGTTGAAGACTATTACTTCGCCACCGGCCAGCTGGCACAAACGACACTCCGATCGGTGGTCGGTCAGTATCACTTGGATGAAATCCTCGCGCATCGGGATCAAGTGAACCAAACTCTGCAAGGAATTTTGGATAAGCACACCGAAGCTTGGGGGATCAAGGTTGTGATGGTTGAAGTGAAACAGATTGACCTGCCAAAAGAGATGCAAAGAGCCATGGCGCGTGAGGCGGAGTCTGAGCGTGAACGTCGCGCGAAGGTCATTGCAGCGGAAGGGGAGTTGCAGCGTGCGCAAAAGCTTGCTGATGCGTCAAACTTAATGCAGAGCTCACCTTCGGCGATTCAGCTCGCATATCTACAGACTCTGACTGAGATTGCGGGTGACAAATCGAATACAATCGTTTTCCCGTTACCAATGGAAATTGTGAAGCCGCTGATGAAGCTCGGCGAAATGAAGAACTAG